From Salarias fasciatus chromosome 8, fSalaFa1.1, whole genome shotgun sequence:
CAATTATTCAATCTgtgaaaaagtggaaaacaatTGATGAAAAAGTGGTTCAGTCCCTCCTAATACATCTATCCTACCATACATGTTAAAAAGACACTACAGTCTGGAGACAGCAGCTGAAATTTTGCACAATTGTtttaacaagttaaaaaaaatgcctttgAAATCTATTCCAATCTGACAATACTTCACAGTTGctgcaaagtgttttatttggcAGCAAAAGcaaatccctcctgttgttctGTGTTCTACTGTTGTGTAATTATGCATACTTGCATAACTACATTTTGTAAAAATACAAACTGAGCATCACAACTCACTTAATGAACACATCATATCTCCTATCAGGAgcaaaaaaatctgtaaaagtCTGAAGTTTAAAACATGAGAAGAAAGATCTGTCAGTGTCACATATTTCACCTTTCATCACTTCTCATCCTTGCATCCAATTCCTCCATCATTCTCCACAGTTCACAGACTAACTGCAGGTGGGAATCAGAGGCAAATGACTTCCTTCCTGTTGTTATCTGCCTCCTCATTTCTCACAATCCTGcatcaaattgtttttttttcctgccagaTAAAAGATATAAACCATCATTTGCAGGCATCCGCTCCCAGTGTGTTTCCTTCAATTTTCCATTGATTGTACTCTTTGAAAGCTGCATTATGGAGGTCTTTTGCACTGCTCCGTGAGATATGTCAGTTATATTGACTGCCATGCATTATTGAGGCATGCTCAATAATGACTTCCAGACTTTTTGCAGGCTGTGCCGCATCATTAGTCTGTAGCACTCATGCAAATAAAAGTTGTTTATCACAATTATCCGCGTGCAATGAGTGTTTTCTTTCGtgcaaaagctttaaaaagttGATGGAATAAGTGTGAGACCCACCTCCGAACCACTCCGAGGAGATGttctgcagcagagtgaagGGGATGCAGAAGAAGGTGATGAGCAGGTCGCTCACTGCCAGGGAGCAGATGAAGATATCCGTCGCCGTCTGGATCGCGCGCTTCTTCACAACTATGTAGATCACCAAACTGTTCCCAGCCAGAGCCAGGACGAAAATCACCACGTACATGATCACGAAGGTGGTCTTGGCGCTGTACGGCAACTCGGGGATGTAGACGAGCGGCTTGATGTTGTAGATCTTGACGAACTCCTGGCGGCTGAGGTTGTAGAGCTGCAGCATCTCCTGCAGCACCTCCGGGGTGATCTTCGAGGAGCCCTGCGCCGAGTCCGTGGAGGCTGCTGCCATCCTCCCGATCTGCGCCTCTAAAATCCACTCAGAGCTGGAAGCTGCTCTCCATCCTGCAGGTGCATGTGGGTGCTGTACTGACTCTTTGACTCTGCTGGTGTCGctgcaattattttttttttcatttaattttcccAGACTCGACCTGCTGTAAGGCAGGGTGACAGACCAGTGGTGGGTCTGCTGACGAGGCTCTGCCTTATATAGTCTGTCAATCCTCATCTTTCAATGGGaaaatcatttaatttaatttataattaaatgaaaccttCGCTTTCCTCTCTGTTCAGCTTGACCCTGAATGTAGGGATACAAATcttgcattatttatttactatATTTTATTATTGGCAGTTATTGAAGAGTGATATTGTGAATAACCTTGTTGCAACCGCAACGGAATATCAAAAACTGAGCAAGGAAATGCCAATATATGGAATATATTATTCAACTCTAACCCCCATACCACTGAAGTTCTCAGCACTTGGAAAATGATGATCATTGTTTAGCAAGTGACTAATTAGTAGCGATAGCTAGCTTCTCCAAAAAAGTAGCTGAAGTGGTAACTGACTTTTATATTAATTATATTAGATTAACATTAATATTTCAAAAGTAACAAAATTCCTCGGCCAAGTAACTATTGCATTCATTTaatttgtaactgtagatagcatttattttttcaaaactcAAACATTTAAACCAGAGTTGATGATTCAAcaaattttcaaaagtaaatTGATCAACATTGTTTGGACGTTGAAATAATATTATTTTTAAGCTGATAtatttctgaaaaacatttaaaagtcacgatggtaaaaaacaacaacatacatACGTCtaaaaaaatgctgatatttcaatgttgaatccacaggaAGTTAACAACACAACTTTAACCGTTTGATTTTCAATGCTGCTTTGACGttgaattaatgtttttcatcaactgacattatttcaaaatgtattgTTGGTCGAATGCCAGCTGGGCATCTTTCTGCAGGAGTcgtttagaactttcctgactgaggaattggcaacaatgtatcagtttaaatgacgtcatcatctaatttgacctacttatgcaaatgagcagcaaTGTAAATTAAATTCtgacatcatttagaactttcctgacaggaattggcaacaatgtatcagtttaaatgacgtcatcatctaatttgacctactTATGCAAATTAGCGGCTATGCAAATTAAATTCTGACGTCATTAAGAACGTTCCTggctgaggagttggcaacaatgtatcagttttaaagcaacattgttttttttttttgtcactgacATTGTTCACCTGCCACTGACACCAACCACATTCCATTTGTAACTGCAGACAGCATTTCTACACATGTTGAATGATTGTGCAAGCCTTCAAAGTCTATTTACTTGAGAGTTACACTCACTTAATTGATCAAATATTAGCACAATGCCACCCAGAAGGAAAACGTTCATAGATCTGACAGTTCAAATCTCCATAAAATCCATTCTTGCAAAATACTTCAATCCACTAGGGCATGGATAAGTGATGAGGGAGGGATGATGGCAGGCGAGCTTCCCACTGGGAGCAGACTAAAggccagaggcagagagaggcagggagagaaAATAATCCGAGTGGAAGAAGCGAGTTCTGGTTTTTCTGACGGTAGTTTAGCGTGAAACCCCAAAAGTGACACATGAGAGCTCGAATTTAGAGTAAAACGTGAGCGTCTCACACTCGGTGCGTATGAGCTGGCAGCTCTGATTAATGGCTGTGGATGTAGGCAGGCTGATGGTAAAGCCGACGGTCTGCACAGAGGCAGGACACAGAGAAGCAGCTCTTTTCTCACATACTAAAGGAGTATCAAGCCCACAGAAGCCTGAgacattttttaatcatcaaATACTCAGACATTACGTAACGAGTACAGACTCAAGCTGCTGTTTACTCCTTGTGAAGCTCACCCATGTTCTTGAATAAAATTTTCTCCACAGTTTTCTCAAAGTAATGAATATGTGAGTGAGTTCTGTGTCGTCATCATTCAAGTGAAATCCCAGACATTTCAGTTTACTGATACTTGTTTTTCAACTATATTCACTGTTGATATACTGACTTTTTTCAGTCAGGTTAAAGGTTTTTGGAGCGCCATACCTTGACACAGTACTGTGAAGAACGTGCTGAGCCTGTAGCAGCAGCGGAAGCATCCAGCTTTGTGGAGCCTGTTTGGCCTTGGACCACACGGACTAACCTACttaatgtgtgtgaaatgaaaaagaaggaaggaaagttTCACTATATTCTTGTTGGAGCTACAGAGGCTCCATTAACTGCATGTGGCTAATTCAATTAATCTTTCATCTGGAAAATAAAAGGTGACAATTTAATATTGAATTCATCCTTTTGTCAttataatgacttttttttttcactctcaccatCACTTTACAGTCAGAGTAGATAAGCCGGCAAGGCTACCAAACACACCGCTGGTGCTGATGTTTGCGTCTGCAGCTTCAGGTGGTCGCGTGTCTCGAGTCCAACCGCTGGTGAAGGTCACGGAGAAATTCCAGCAGACAGTTTAAAGGATTGTAAACATCCACCCAGACTGTTTTCCGTTTCACATAACAGCAGTCGAAGACAACATACAGCGTTTGATGGTCAAGTGTCGGTGGCTTCCCTCTCCTTTCACCCGCCAACTTTTGAGACCCAAATCATTATGTAATGTTAGAGGAGCTAAACTCCAGCTGGtttgctgagagagagagaaaaaaaatgctgtcttCAGTACAGCAGCACACAACATGCCATTGTTTAGGTCCTGTTCCTTAGcaacaaaagcaacacaaagcatCGAGTCCCAAAGGATTTTAGCAGCAGCCGGGTTTTCAGAGGTAAGTCTTCATATTTATCTTTCTATACAtctttttctgttcatttttgcCACCTGGAAGAACACAAAGCCTCCATTTGTGGCCATTTGAGTGGACATCTGGGTCTCCATTATGCTTCTTTTAAGATGGTTTTGCAGTTACAACTACAACTTCTCCACCGAAACCGTTTATAACAACAAAGACGAGAATCACTTCAGCATTCGTGAAATTCAGACTGTTTCTGTGAAATCACGTTAGAGCTCGACACGTTTTTCATCGGAGCCAGCTGCTGCCGCGGACATGTCCACAGCACAGAGTCCAGGCCCCCGGGGGTCCACCGGGGAGAGGAGCCACGGTCACGTTGATCTGGTGCCGCTCACCGCCAACTTCACCAAGATGCTGACAAAAGGCAGCGCTCGCTTCGGCGCCCTGAGTCACCACTCCTTCTTTTCCCGCCACAACCCTCACCCAAACAGGGTGAAGCACATTCAAGGTAAGAACATCTTCAGTCCACACGCTCAAGTTAATAAAGAAACTCCAGGTAATGCTTTTATCATTTCAAATTCAATCAAAAGTCAATTTTGCACTTTGGTTCATTGCTTAGCGGCCTTGAGTGCTGAGAAATTTACTCTGTTTGAAATATACTACTTTACTTCTGTAGATTTTGTTATTAAAGCAACACATGCAGTCTGTGGCAAAAAGAATGACTCAAAAAGTTACAGAAGGAACATCAGCAAAAAATCAAACGTTCTCTTCATTGCTTGTCTTTCCTGATGAAGGCTGTCCACTTCATGACAGGGAACACCGAGTTCCCAAAATAACAACAGGTACAACTTATGTTtagaaaagtcacatttcagaGCAGAATGCGATTATCTTTCTTGTAACACCAGCCATGAACAGTCCAGaccaaaaaacatgaaaacattttgatgtGGTTTGTGAGTCCTCACCATGAGTGGGAGATgaagcactgctgctgctgctgcagggctgtTTGCTTTCAGCATCCCTAAAACTAAAGTTTTCAGCTTCATAaccacactttaaaaacaaccacaacattAAACACTTCATCTGAACTGCTTTTAATAAATCTTCTAATTCTTTTTATTAGGGTGTAAAAGTGATTAACAATAATGACAGTGAAcaattactttatttttctcaCTTTAATTTCAATTTCATCTAGTAGCCTTCTGAAGTGTATTCACAAGCCACTTAATCTAACTGATCACGCCCACATTAGCTTTTAAATGCTCctgtttctgtgatttctccttcctttttcttgttttgtctccTCATTACTGAAACAATGTTTCACACATGCCTGCTGATCCTTACAAAGAACAAAGCTTCTAAATTTAACAGGGTACAGCGACTGCAGGTGATACAGTTGGCGAACGCTGGATTTGACCCACGCGCAATATGCTTGACATCCCTTCTCTCCAATATCGAACATCGCTAACAATCTCTTCACTGGCAATcatctctgtctctgcctgctGCGATCAGAAGTCGCCACAGGAGATCACCTGCCCCCTTCTCACCTCATCTACCTCCACTGCTGTTACACCAATCTTCTCCATCTTCTCCTTCGCTACATCTATGAATCCTATCTGAGATCCTTACTTGCACTAATCGTTCCCTGCCTCTTCTGGTTGCTTATTCCGCAGTTATTATTAATTCTTGGACACTTTTACAGCCAGTCTGTATTATTTGCTGTCAATCCAACAACTTAGTTACTTGTTAAATAATCAGCATGTTGGATTTGCTTTATGACAGGACAAACTAACACAAATCTCAAAAAGCCGGCTCAATTTGCTTTGAAGTTCAAAACACGGATCAGATATGTGTGCTGCATGAAAGACGTGAATGCATCACTGATAGGAAAGTAGGTTTCATGCCTGAGGGGGCTGCCTTTAGTCTCAGTAGGAGCTCCGCTGGCGTATTTCCTCAGGTATGGCTTTGATTGTTCCGTATTTCTGTGACACTTGAACATGCATGAGGGCCGAGTGAATGCAGCGCACCTCTCTTTCCCACAGGACTTAATGGAAGGCCCATTTGCACGGTGAGGGATGATTGGTTCGTCACCTCATCTTTATTTCCTCATCCACTTCTCAAGGGCCACACGCTCAGGAAAGCCGCGGCGCCGGCCTTTGCCTTCCCTTATGTTCAAACTCTGCACGGAGTGAGCGGAAACCAAAGCAAATCAGGCATGCTCATCTCACGTAAACTCCTCATCCCGTCGACACGCATCTTCAAAGAGTCCAGTTTAGATTTAAATCAAAAGTGATTGTTCTTTTGCATTATTCTACAGCGCTGTTTTCAGAGGCCTGGAGGGATGAGCTCAAGGAGCTGGTTGCAAAAGTCAATCTGTCTTCTCAggcacaaaaagacaaaaaagaggtgtgtgtatttctgtatcAACTGCATTGTGAATGCTATGCTAGAATAATGACGTGCAGCTCATGCCTGAGTACACTTTAGCCTGCAGCTACATGAAACCTTTGAAGACACTAATTAGCATTTTAAAGGAAGGACAGATACCCGAAGTTCAATACAAATGCAATTAATGTTGCGTTGTGCCCCATTTTGTATATGCAAAGATGGACAGATGCGTCAGTGTATTTCAGGAAACACAGGAGGATGGATTTGTCCGTCGACAGACGCAATATTCAGCAGAAACGGGGAGGATTATTCCTCCATCCAGCAAGTCTTATCACCGCAAATCCTATTCGCAGCATCTGAAGTACCCTCAACCTTTCCGGGATCAAGAACTGACGGTGATGCAGTCCTTCAATGGccaagtttttttctgtattttgtattaaaaacaaaacaaaaaaaaaaagaaaattggaaTACTAAAGTAAAAGAAATGCTTTTTGAACCAAGGATGTTTGATTTGTGTCAGTAGTAACTTAACTGGTTTCCCTCTAAACCTGCAGTGATGTTCTGTTATCTGCTCAGGTTTTGGAGGTTCTCTGTCAGATCCTGCAGACAGACTCCCTGTCCACAGTCCAGCAGTGGCTTCTGCTGGCAGGACAAAGAGGTAAACTCTGTAGTTTAAAAGGTATTGACTGATCTTGTAAATAGAGGAGATGACAGAAGTTTGCGAAGAAGTTATGCAACCATTTGAGTTAACCACTGCAGCTAGTGAAAGTATAAAGTTGACCTTGATTATAAAACACTGTAGTAGcaagaaaaatcaatttcaatttcaaatgtttcattgtgtttgataagatttgtttttgttgagtccaaaaagaataaatgaaagctTAGTGCAATTCTGAGCTAAATCTGGTCAAATTGTTTTGGCACATACACTTTGGCCATAAAGCAAATGCCATATGAACATATCTGTATGTATCACAAGTTTTCTTGGATACGGTCTTTATTCACACATATGCTTCGCCTACACAGTACTAATGACTTTAATGACCCCTATGCATTCACATGCACCTTTATGAATTATGGATCCACTGCAGGTAAGTGTCATGAAACTCCTCATTCTTCACTTTTTAAATAAGCAATGAATAACTggactgctggaaaaaaaaaagttgtgaaagGCCTAAATGACTTTAACACTGTTTTCCATCACTCGAAGAGCTCATCTGCCTCTTCACCATTCTCAACATTTACTTTTGCCAATGACACGTTCAGTGGAATCATAATTACTGTAATAAGCTGCAATTATGTGATGTGACAGAGAAAGATCTGGTGATGGGGATGATCAGGCAAGCTCTGGGTGGCGTCGATCTCTCAGGTCGTGACCTCCAGCACTTTCAGCCTTATCGTGCCGGCGCATCTGCTCCAGTGTGCGGTTCATCCTTTGAGCAACcatggagaaaaacaaggaaaacaaggTCAAGATGAACTCATACATATTCACTTTCTCTTATTCTGCTTGGGAATacttaaagtttaattttttttgttttgtttttttcccctcatagTTCACCGTTGTGCGACGACAAACCAGGTAAACATgtacttctgtttgttttaacaAATCGTGTTGCTGCCTTGATAATTTACTAAACCATCTTCAGACTTGACCTTGGGTGAAGTGACAGATGTTCTGTTTGAGCCCAAAACTTTTTCATTTGGAATCATTTTTCTTGCTGTCACAGTTGGGGATCTGAAATTGTTAATTTATTCTTCTAAAGTTAGTTTCTCACTGAAATGAATTTCATCTTAATACTGATCCCTGTTCTAACCTTTCACAAACGCTGCAGACCGACTGACCTTTTCCatcatttacatgacaaaaaaaagtgattatttcttttcttaCAAAGAATGAATGATTTCTGATAGAGAAAATGATGGAGAAAAGAACAGATGTGACCTTGGTTTTTGTGAGacattgttgcttttttttttccatcaatctGAGCGCTCTTTGCAGAGAGGATCGGAGATGCAGAAGTCCTTCAAGTCCATGCAGGAACCCCAGATAATCATCATCCTTCACTGCTGGAGGCTGAGCATGTGTAGAGCTCGAGCACTGACAGTAATCCTGAATATATGCTGATACACGATATACATCCATATTGTGTCTTGTGGACTGTTATCGTTTAGTAAATGTTTCTCTTAAATGCATGTGTCAGCAGTTCATTAGAGTAGTTTTCATTTACACTTATTTAATTTACACAGCCAGCATGCTATCAGTGTGTTTGTCAAGATTAAAGACAATGTCACATTTTGGTGAAGGatatattgaataaaactaagttttgaaattcatgtttttgtatttcctaAAAATgggtggtgttttttttccccccacttagCTTGATTGTCTCTTTTGAAAGGTAGCAGACTCTGATTTCTGATTATGACAAAGCAGGACAGTGAAGTCGGATATTGTCAGAAAGCCACTTTCACCAACATACAAAAGCAAGAGCCCTCACTCTGAAACCCAATGGCTTCAAGTTCTTATTCAAGTAACTTATCAGCATTCAGGCAACATAAAAaaagttcaattcaatttaaagTTTGGATGTACTTAACACACAAAAACGCTCCATTAAGGCATGAAGGTGCAGATCTGAGGGCAAAGACTCAGACAACTGCACAGCAAACATTGCATGACAAGACGATCCGgcaagcagaacacacacaaagagcctCTTATAAGCCCAGAGCACCAGGTGACagcaatcacacactcaggcaccgGCAAAGCACATCAGGGCAGAGAACggcaatcagacatgaggagaggGAGTGAACGGAGCCTGAAACGATATTCACACAGTGAGAAACGCCATAAAAACACAGGACAAAACGCAAACCAAGACAAAATGTCAGCTCTTCAAATGATCCATATGTGTTTTGATACAACAGGAGCTCCAACATTATCAGCATAATCATGGAGGCTTCATCCCTTAAGTGGCACAGTAGCCATATTTATGAACCCATCTCAGAATGAATCGTTGTAGAAAGGCTGATAAACTGATTCCACATCAGCACACTCAACCTGTGATCACTGTAAATATCTTCTCTGTGCTCATTTTATTTCACCATCATCTTCCGTATTCTGTGAGAAGTTGTTTGACGTGCTGTACATGAAAATGTGactcagagtgaaaacagacCCTAAATGTAACTTAGAAGTTGAGAGCGTGTTTTCTATTCATCTAAACCTGTGACGAACTTCAACCTATATATACTTATCTATTGTCATGAACTTGTGATTTGACCACtaagaaatgttttaatgttctATTATCAATATAAATGATCATAAATCTCTATTTCAAAGTTTTACATGATGTGGtcggaaaaaaaacccctcttcACAGCATCTCAGCACTGAGAGGTAGTGTGATTATATCCTCAGAAATATAACATGAGGAGATTGCAGAGCAGATTATTATCATCTAAGTAATCAACAGTGAAAGGTTAAACAATGTCATCTGATAACAGTTCTTGAAGTGGACAGCTACAGACTGAAGGATAATTGCTACTTTGCTTTGTCCACGTGATTTGTGCATCTGGTTTCTGACAATGATCTGAAGGAGCTTCCAGCCAGTCCAGAGGTTGCTCTTCAAAAATGCTCTTCCTGGTTTCTGAAAGGCAGTGAACCTTGATAAAACTTTACTGGCCATCTCTGATTTCTCTGCCACGTCAACAAAACTGTTTACAGGCTGGAATGGACAAATAAATATGGGCCATATAACAAGTGTGTGAAAGTCTTTGGTTAATTCATTCACGTTTTGAACATTGCATAAATGAACGAaccatttttgcttttttaaaagctAAATGAACTTTAGAGGACATTTAGGATTTGACACACTCTTTCAGACTGAAATGGTTCGGTTCCATTAAATTATTAGTCTATGATGTTTTCATTAATAAAATAGTAACATGTAATTTTGAGCATGACAAAACAGAATAGTTTGTTCTCACAACCATGGCCAGGATCTCTAAATGGATTCCATGTtttcttcacaataaaatacaagGCCCTGAGATGgaatcttttaaatgttttgtgaaGAGATTCTCAGAATAGTACCATAAAAGTACATTGCATAAAAGACTGCACAAGCAAGCTGTGGAGTTTATGTGATCCTGCAACTGTCCAAAAGCCTGACCCTCCATCGAGCTGGGGCTCCTTCGTGAACAGTGGCTTCACACGTGGACGGAGTTCTTCTGCTTGGATGTATCGGGGAACTCATCACTGTTTTGTAAAAGTTAATCAAACTCTTCTCCGGTCAGCCACACTGCCTGAGCGTCTTCATTAATATTCTCAACTGAAGCCAAGTCAGAATTGACTGTAGGAACAAATCCAGCACTAATTAGGTTGCTCTGCAGCGTTCCAGCAGTTAGTCTTAATATCATCAATGACAAACACTGGAATCACTGTTCCCTTCTTTCAAACAGTCTTTTATTTGAAGTTCAGTCACAAAGCATCACCGAGGGAAATATCTGAGTGTGTCTTTCAGCTTTTTGCCTGAGCCACATATGGCTTCCACAACAGGACGGCCAGCTTCCTCTGAGCCAACACCAGCCGCAGAGAAGACTTCAGAAGGAGCCTCAAAGCAGGAACTGATAGTCCCAAACATACTGCAGTTCTTCCCCACACTCGtctgcaaatgaaaagaaatgtccGTCTTGGTGACGGATCACTCTCCTTCACTGGAAAATATATAGAAACTATAAACACATACTTCACTACAAGCAATGGTTGAGTGAGTTAGCCATATTTCTTATTGTTAAGCGCAACTGTGATCTCTCAGAATCATACAAAAACATCGTCAGAGCAGGGAAGCTTAAAAAAATTGAGAAACATAAATACAGCTAAATTATGCAATGAGCAAACGAGGCTGTGGAAATAACAAGAAGTCTCCTTCGAAGTCTCTGGCCCAAACGGTAGATATTTAATTGTTGCTGGCTCCCTATACGGCACTTCACTGCTTCTAGTTAATATTTATGCCACTAATTGGGATGTTGCAGGATTCCTTGGACAGCTTGTCTCTAATATCCCAGACCTGTCCTCCCATTTACTTGTCATGGGAGGAGACTTCAATTAGTCAAATAAAGACCATTCATCTACCAAGCTGCAACAATTTCAAAGACCTTTATGGATAACTTCCTGATTTCAGACCcctggcattttttttaatcctacaAGCAAAAaatctactgtttttttttttctctgtacacTATGCATTTGCTCATATGGATTATCTTTTACTAGATAACAGACTACTTCCAAATGTTGCTCCTGCCTCATGTGCGTACAAACCCATAGTTAATTCTAACCATTCACCTGTTTCAGTTGGTATCTGTTTTAATGGCAATTTTCAGTCACGTTCACTCTGGCGTTTTAACGCACTCTTGCTGTCAGATgacaattttaatgatataAACTCAGAACGAATTGATCTATTTTTGAGCATTAATAAGACTCCTGAAAT
This genomic window contains:
- the tbata gene encoding protein TBATA, which translates into the protein MSTAQSPGPRGSTGERSHGHVDLVPLTANFTKMLTKGSARFGALSHHSFFSRHNPHPNRVKHIQGLNGRPICTVRDDWFVTSSLFPHPLLKGHTLRKAAAPAFAFPYVQTLHGVSGNQSKSALFSEAWRDELKELVAKVNLSSQAQKDKKEETQEDGFVRRQTQYSAETGRIIPPSSKSYHRKSYSQHLKYPQPFRDQELTVLEVLCQILQTDSLSTVQQWLLLAGQREKDLVMGMIRQALGGVDLSGRDLQHFQPYRAGASAPVCGSSFEQPWRKTRKTRSR